Proteins encoded together in one Streptomyces sp. B1I3 window:
- a CDS encoding NAD(P)/FAD-dependent oxidoreductase, with the protein MTDANIEQSTAYDVVVIGAGPVGENVADRARAAGLSTAVVEAELIGGECSYWACMPSKALLRPIVARADARRVPGLSGAVQGPLDADAVLAHRDEEASHWKDDGQVAWLESIGADIYRGKGRLTGIRQVSVTAEDGSEQRLTARHAVAVCTGSRAVVPALPGVADVHPWTSREATSAKEVPGRLVVVGGGVVGVEMATVWQGLGAQVTMLIRGKRLLPKMEPFAGELVGDALTEAGVRILTDVSATAVRRAGHDGPVTVELDNGERLETDEILFATGRAPRTDDLGLDTVGLKPGSWLAVDDSCLVEGSDWLYAVGDVNHRALLTHQGKYQARIAGAAIAARAQGAPLLETDRWGAHAATADHAAVPQVVFTDPEAASVGLTFAEAEAAGHRVRAVDYDLASVAGSGLYAQGYTGRARMVVDLDREILLGVTFVGPGIGELLHSATIAVAGEVPIERLWHAVPAYPTISEVWLRLLETFRG; encoded by the coding sequence ATGACTGATGCCAACATTGAGCAGAGCACCGCGTACGACGTCGTGGTCATCGGCGCGGGCCCCGTCGGCGAGAACGTGGCGGACCGCGCCCGGGCCGCCGGTCTGAGCACCGCCGTGGTGGAGGCCGAACTCATCGGCGGTGAGTGTTCGTACTGGGCGTGCATGCCCAGCAAGGCGCTGCTGCGCCCGATCGTCGCCCGCGCCGACGCCCGCCGCGTCCCGGGGCTGAGCGGTGCCGTGCAGGGACCGCTCGACGCGGACGCGGTCCTCGCCCACCGTGACGAGGAGGCCTCCCACTGGAAGGACGACGGCCAGGTCGCCTGGCTGGAGAGCATCGGCGCGGACATCTACCGCGGCAAGGGGCGGCTGACCGGCATCCGGCAGGTGTCGGTGACCGCGGAGGACGGGTCGGAGCAACGGCTCACCGCGCGGCACGCCGTCGCCGTCTGCACGGGCAGCCGGGCCGTCGTCCCCGCGCTGCCCGGGGTCGCCGACGTGCACCCGTGGACCAGCCGTGAGGCGACCAGCGCCAAGGAGGTGCCCGGGCGTCTCGTCGTCGTCGGCGGGGGAGTGGTCGGTGTCGAGATGGCCACCGTATGGCAGGGGCTCGGTGCCCAGGTGACGATGCTGATCCGCGGCAAGCGACTGCTCCCCAAGATGGAGCCGTTCGCAGGCGAGCTGGTCGGGGACGCGCTCACCGAAGCCGGTGTGCGGATCCTGACGGACGTGTCGGCCACCGCGGTGCGCCGGGCAGGCCACGACGGCCCGGTCACCGTCGAACTGGACAACGGGGAACGGCTGGAGACCGACGAGATCCTCTTCGCCACCGGCCGTGCCCCGCGCACCGACGACCTCGGCCTCGACACCGTAGGCCTCAAGCCCGGCTCGTGGCTCGCCGTCGACGACAGCTGTCTCGTCGAGGGCAGCGACTGGCTCTACGCCGTCGGCGACGTCAACCACCGTGCGCTCCTGACCCACCAGGGCAAGTACCAGGCGCGGATCGCCGGAGCAGCGATCGCGGCCCGGGCCCAGGGCGCACCCCTGCTGGAGACCGACCGCTGGGGTGCGCACGCCGCCACCGCCGACCACGCGGCCGTTCCCCAGGTCGTCTTCACCGACCCGGAGGCCGCCTCGGTCGGTCTCACCTTCGCGGAGGCGGAAGCCGCGGGCCACCGGGTGCGGGCCGTCGACTACGACCTGGCCTCGGTCGCGGGCTCCGGCCTCTACGCGCAGGGATACACGGGGCGGGCCCGGATGGTCGTGGACCTGGACCGCGAGATCCTCCTCGGCGTCACCTTCGTCGGCCCGGGGATCGGGGAACTGCTGCACTCCGCGACGATCGCGGTCGCGGGTGAGGTCCCCATCGAGCGGCTCTGGCACGCGGTCCCCGCGTATCCGACGATCAGCGAGGTCTGGCTGCGGCTGCTGGAGACTTTCCGCGGCTAG
- a CDS encoding PQQ-dependent sugar dehydrogenase: MHRRPTRPLAALVCILLAAAGALTAQQLPAEAAPAAADVFQQVTLAKGVAETGEPMTLAVLPDRSVLHTSRDGTLRLTDAAGTTGVAGKLDVYSHDEEGLQGVGVDPGFATNRFVYLYYAPKLSTPAQDAPANGSAADFAPFDGVNRLSRFVLRTDGTLDTASEKKVLDVPASRGLCCHVGGDIDFDGQGNLYLSTGDDSNPFASDGYSPLDERSDRNPAYDAQRSAGNTNDLRGKVLRIKVNAAGGYSIPSGNLFAPGTAKTRPEIYAMGFRNPFRMTVDKPTGIVYLGDYGPDAGTANASRGPAGQVEFNRITKAGNYGWPYCTGKNSAYVDYDFATSTSGAAFSCAAPRNTSPNNTGLTDLPPAQPAWIPYDGGSVPEFGSGSESPMGGPVYRYDAASTSTVKFPASFDGDFFAGEFGRKWIKRIEQGTDGTVQSINAFPWQGTQIMDMTFGPDGALYVLDYGTGYFNGDANSALYRIENVSGGRAPLAKATADRTSGKAPLAVQFSSAGSYDPDGDPLRYAWKFGDGTTSTAADPSHTYTANGRYTADLTLSDGTGNTATASVVVTVGNTAPTVSLELPADGAIIDPGTSVPFKVTVTDPEDGTIDCSKVKVTFIVGHDSHGHPQTSATGCSGTVQTIADGEHDPNANIFGVWDAEYTDKGANGQPALTTHDQNISQGSKRQAEHYGDSAGVTIMDKAAANGGRTVGAIDNGDWISFKPYILADATSLTARISSGGVGGTLEVRAGSPTGTLLGSAAVPITGSWETFQNVSANLTNRPAGTTTLYLVFKGGSGSLFDLDDFTLSSAGTPARSGRITGIGGKCVDVASGASADGTQIQLWTCNQSAAQTWTAGTDSTLRALGKCMDISGGGTTDGTKIQLYGCNNTAAQKWVPQADGTLKNPQSGKCLDAAGVSSADGTKLHLWTCLAADNQKWILP; encoded by the coding sequence GTGCACAGGAGACCCACCCGACCCCTCGCAGCGCTCGTCTGCATCCTGCTCGCCGCCGCGGGCGCCCTCACGGCTCAGCAGTTACCGGCCGAAGCCGCACCCGCGGCGGCCGACGTGTTCCAGCAGGTCACCTTGGCCAAGGGGGTGGCCGAGACCGGTGAGCCGATGACGCTCGCCGTCCTGCCCGACAGGTCCGTCCTGCACACCTCGCGGGACGGCACCCTCCGTCTCACGGACGCCGCCGGTACCACCGGGGTCGCCGGCAAGCTGGACGTCTACTCGCACGACGAGGAAGGCCTCCAGGGCGTCGGAGTGGACCCGGGCTTCGCCACCAACCGCTTCGTCTACCTCTACTACGCACCGAAGCTCTCGACTCCCGCCCAAGACGCCCCCGCGAACGGTTCGGCAGCGGACTTCGCGCCGTTCGACGGCGTCAACCGGCTCTCGCGGTTCGTCCTCAGGACCGACGGCACGCTGGACACCGCGAGCGAGAAGAAGGTCCTCGACGTCCCCGCGAGCCGGGGCCTGTGCTGCCACGTGGGCGGCGACATCGACTTCGACGGCCAGGGCAACCTCTACCTCTCCACCGGGGACGACAGCAACCCCTTCGCCTCCGACGGCTACTCCCCCCTCGACGAGCGGTCCGACCGCAACCCCGCCTACGACGCCCAGCGTTCGGCGGGCAACACCAACGACCTGCGCGGCAAGGTACTGCGCATCAAGGTGAACGCGGCGGGCGGCTACTCCATCCCGTCGGGGAACCTGTTCGCGCCAGGAACCGCGAAGACCAGGCCGGAGATCTACGCCATGGGCTTCCGCAACCCCTTCCGGATGACCGTCGACAAGCCCACCGGCATCGTCTACCTCGGTGACTACGGCCCCGACGCCGGTACCGCGAACGCCTCCAGGGGACCCGCGGGCCAGGTCGAGTTCAACCGGATCACCAAGGCCGGCAACTACGGCTGGCCCTACTGCACCGGCAAGAACAGCGCCTACGTCGACTACGACTTCGCCACCTCGACGTCCGGGGCCGCCTTCTCCTGCGCCGCCCCCAGGAACACCTCGCCGAACAACACGGGCCTGACCGACCTGCCCCCGGCCCAGCCCGCCTGGATCCCGTACGACGGCGGCTCCGTACCCGAGTTCGGCAGCGGCTCGGAGTCGCCCATGGGCGGTCCCGTCTACCGCTACGACGCGGCATCGACCTCCACGGTGAAGTTCCCCGCGAGCTTCGACGGTGACTTCTTCGCCGGCGAGTTCGGCCGCAAGTGGATCAAACGCATCGAGCAGGGGACCGACGGAACCGTACAGTCGATCAACGCCTTCCCCTGGCAGGGCACCCAGATCATGGACATGACCTTCGGTCCGGACGGGGCGTTGTACGTCCTCGACTACGGCACCGGTTACTTCAACGGCGACGCCAACAGTGCGCTCTACCGCATCGAGAACGTCAGCGGAGGGCGCGCACCACTCGCGAAAGCCACGGCCGACCGGACCTCGGGCAAGGCGCCGCTCGCGGTCCAGTTCTCCTCGGCCGGCAGTTACGACCCCGACGGTGACCCCCTCCGGTACGCCTGGAAGTTCGGCGACGGCACGACCTCAACGGCGGCCGACCCCTCGCACACCTACACCGCCAACGGCCGTTACACCGCGGACCTGACGCTCTCCGACGGAACCGGGAACACCGCGACCGCGTCGGTCGTCGTCACCGTCGGCAACACCGCCCCCACCGTGAGCCTGGAACTCCCGGCCGACGGCGCCATCATCGACCCGGGTACCTCCGTTCCCTTCAAGGTGACGGTCACCGACCCCGAGGACGGCACGATCGACTGCTCCAAGGTCAAGGTCACCTTCATCGTGGGCCACGACAGCCACGGCCACCCGCAGACCTCAGCCACCGGCTGCTCCGGCACCGTGCAGACCATCGCCGACGGCGAACACGACCCCAACGCGAACATCTTCGGCGTCTGGGACGCCGAGTACACCGACAAGGGGGCGAACGGCCAGCCCGCCCTGACCACCCACGACCAGAACATCAGCCAGGGCAGCAAGCGCCAGGCCGAACACTACGGCGACTCCGCCGGCGTCACGATCATGGACAAGGCGGCGGCGAACGGCGGGAGGACGGTCGGGGCCATCGACAACGGTGACTGGATCTCCTTCAAGCCGTACATCCTCGCCGACGCCACATCACTGACCGCCCGCATCTCCTCGGGCGGCGTCGGAGGCACCCTGGAAGTACGGGCCGGCTCCCCCACCGGCACCCTGCTCGGATCGGCGGCCGTGCCCATCACAGGCAGCTGGGAGACCTTCCAGAACGTGTCCGCGAACCTCACCAACCGCCCTGCGGGCACCACCACCCTCTATCTCGTCTTCAAGGGTGGCAGCGGATCCCTCTTCGACCTCGACGACTTCACGCTGAGCAGTGCGGGAACGCCCGCCCGGAGCGGCCGGATCACGGGCATCGGCGGCAAGTGCGTCGACGTCGCGAGCGGGGCGAGCGCGGACGGCACGCAGATCCAGCTGTGGACGTGCAACCAGTCGGCGGCCCAGACATGGACGGCCGGCACCGACAGCACGCTGCGCGCACTGGGCAAGTGCATGGACATCAGCGGCGGCGGCACGACCGACGGCACCAAGATCCAGCTCTACGGCTGCAACAACACCGCGGCCCAGAAATGGGTGCCGCAAGCCGACGGCACCCTGAAGAACCCCCAGTCCGGCAAGTGCCTCGACGCCGCCGGCGTGTCCTCCGCCGACGGCACCAAGCTCCACCTGTGGACCTGCCTCGCCGCCGACAACCAGAAGTGGATCCTGCCATGA
- a CDS encoding LacI family DNA-binding transcriptional regulator, producing MSQLPEQPSGTSVPTSADVARLAGVSRATVSYVLNNNTTVRISEPTRRRVREAASELGYVPHAAARSLRAGHTRMVLLPTPPLPADPLHQRFLTDLQTDLRRLDYTVVQYGTVGLDAEEAARAWAELRPVAVVSPGGIALTPHAIGVLTRSGAKAVLTLGPQPVDGAHALVMDQREVGSCAVRHLLSRGRRRIGVVMPQEPGHALFALPRLAGARRAVEESDTDAHVQPLPLRYEEASADDLAVRWRDLGLDAVFAYDDEYAMLLTRALQDAGVAVPAETAVIGAGDLMLGRLLRPRLSSVRMELVAAQPPAEMIDRLVHHPGGAPERHHLLRAAAVVRESS from the coding sequence ATGAGCCAGTTACCCGAGCAGCCCTCCGGCACCTCCGTACCGACCAGCGCCGATGTGGCGCGGCTCGCCGGAGTGTCCCGGGCCACCGTGTCCTACGTTCTGAACAACAACACCACCGTGCGCATCAGTGAACCCACCCGTCGCCGGGTCAGGGAAGCCGCCTCCGAGCTCGGCTACGTCCCGCACGCCGCGGCCCGGAGCCTGCGCGCGGGGCACACCCGGATGGTGCTGCTGCCCACCCCGCCCCTGCCGGCCGACCCCCTCCACCAGCGCTTCCTCACCGACCTGCAGACGGATCTGCGGCGCCTCGACTACACCGTCGTGCAGTACGGGACCGTCGGTCTCGACGCCGAGGAGGCGGCCAGGGCATGGGCCGAACTCCGCCCCGTGGCCGTCGTGTCCCCCGGCGGTATCGCCCTCACACCGCACGCCATAGGGGTGCTCACCCGCTCCGGTGCCAAGGCGGTCCTCACGCTCGGACCGCAACCGGTGGACGGCGCCCACGCCCTGGTCATGGACCAGCGGGAAGTGGGCAGCTGCGCGGTCCGGCACCTGCTCTCCCGCGGACGCCGCCGGATCGGTGTCGTCATGCCGCAGGAGCCCGGACACGCGCTGTTCGCCCTCCCGCGGCTGGCGGGCGCACGCCGGGCCGTGGAGGAGTCGGACACGGACGCCCACGTCCAGCCGCTGCCGCTGCGGTACGAGGAGGCATCGGCCGACGACCTCGCCGTCCGGTGGCGGGACCTGGGCCTGGACGCCGTGTTCGCGTACGACGACGAGTACGCCATGCTCCTGACGAGGGCGCTGCAGGACGCCGGGGTCGCGGTGCCCGCCGAGACGGCGGTGATCGGCGCCGGCGACCTGATGCTCGGCAGGCTCCTGCGGCCCCGGCTCAGCAGCGTCAGGATGGAGCTGGTGGCCGCGCAGCCGCCCGCGGAGATGATCGACCGGCTGGTCCACCACCCCGGCGGCGCCCCCGAGCGTCACCACCTGCTGCGGGCCGCTGCCGTCGTACGCGAGTCCAGCTGA
- the trxA gene encoding thioredoxin — protein sequence MSTVELTKENFDQVVSDNEFLLIDFWASWCGPCRQFAPVYDSASERHPDLVFAKVDTEAQQELAAAFEIRSIPTLMIVRDNVAVFSQPGALPEAALEDVIGQARKLDMDEVRKSVEEQKQGQQAQQ from the coding sequence ATGAGCACCGTAGAGCTCACCAAGGAAAACTTCGATCAGGTCGTGAGCGACAACGAATTCCTGCTGATCGACTTCTGGGCTTCCTGGTGCGGTCCGTGTCGGCAGTTCGCGCCGGTCTACGACTCGGCGTCCGAGCGCCACCCCGACCTGGTCTTCGCCAAGGTCGACACGGAGGCGCAGCAGGAGCTCGCGGCCGCTTTCGAGATCCGGTCCATCCCCACGCTGATGATCGTGCGGGACAACGTGGCGGTCTTCTCCCAGCCGGGAGCGCTCCCGGAGGCCGCGCTCGAGGACGTCATCGGGCAGGCCCGCAAGCTGGACATGGACGAGGTGCGCAAGTCCGTGGAGGAACAGAAGCAGGGTCAGCAGGCCCAGCAGTAG
- a CDS encoding phage holin family protein: MNTAERQTHATDDSVSVLVSRASQQMAELVREEMQLARAEMTQKGKRFGKGGGLFGAAGLIGALAAQALIATCIAALALVMPVWASALVVTAVLAAVAAVTALAGKKQIAEAGSPAPEQTVDSVKADLAEIKEKAH, encoded by the coding sequence ATGAACACGGCAGAGCGGCAGACCCACGCCACCGACGACTCGGTGAGCGTGCTGGTCTCGCGCGCCTCGCAACAGATGGCGGAGCTGGTCCGCGAGGAGATGCAGCTGGCCCGGGCCGAAATGACCCAGAAGGGCAAGCGCTTCGGGAAGGGCGGCGGCCTCTTCGGCGCCGCGGGCCTCATCGGGGCCTTGGCGGCCCAGGCGCTGATCGCGACCTGCATCGCAGCTCTCGCGCTGGTGATGCCGGTGTGGGCGTCGGCCCTCGTCGTCACGGCGGTGCTGGCGGCCGTGGCGGCCGTGACCGCCCTGGCCGGGAAGAAGCAGATCGCCGAAGCCGGCTCCCCCGCCCCCGAGCAGACCGTCGACAGCGTCAAGGCCGATCTGGCCGAGATCAAGGAGAAGGCACACTGA
- a CDS encoding ThuA domain-containing protein translates to MSGRLVRLATWAVCGLLGAAALPAAVSTAAGPPPGPSTRPAATAADPAYDVLVFSKTAGFRHSSIDEGITALRELGASGNFTVTATEDAAAFTPANLAGYESVVFLSTTGDVLNASQQTAFEGYMAAGGGYVGIHAAADTEYDWSWYAGLAGALFQSHPAIQPARVKVEDRAHDATAHLGPVWQRTDEWYNYRTNPRATAHVLASLDESSYSGGSMGGDHPIAWCKDYQGGRAFYTGGGHTEESYADPAFRRHLLGGIRWSAGATEADCRPETGYTTLFGTSGTSGWKQAGPGSFADADSTLTSRGGLGMLWYQAKEYTSYSLKLDWRQAGDDNSGVFVGFPASEDPWSAVDNGYEIQIDATDAPDRTTGSVYGFRSADLEARDRALNPPGEWNTYEIRVEGERLRVYLNGIEINDFTNTVPARSLRQGHIGLQNHGDGDDVSFRNIRIKELGGTTGPKEGAITGIGGKCVDVASGASADGTQIQLWTCNQSAAQTWTAGTDSTLRALGKCMDISGGGTTDGTKIQLYGCNNTAAQKWVPQADGTLRNPQSGKCLDAAGVSSADGTRLHLWTCLAADNQKWILPG, encoded by the coding sequence ATGAGCGGACGACTCGTACGCCTCGCCACCTGGGCGGTCTGCGGCCTGCTCGGCGCCGCCGCCCTGCCCGCGGCCGTCTCCACGGCTGCCGGACCCCCACCCGGTCCGTCCACGCGCCCGGCGGCAACGGCCGCCGACCCCGCGTACGACGTTCTGGTCTTCTCCAAGACCGCCGGCTTCCGCCACTCCTCCATCGACGAAGGCATCACCGCCCTGCGCGAGCTGGGCGCCTCCGGCAACTTCACCGTCACCGCGACCGAGGACGCGGCCGCCTTCACCCCGGCCAACCTGGCCGGCTACGAGAGCGTCGTCTTCCTCTCCACCACCGGCGACGTCCTGAACGCCTCCCAGCAGACCGCGTTCGAGGGCTACATGGCGGCGGGCGGCGGCTACGTCGGCATCCACGCGGCGGCCGACACCGAATACGACTGGAGCTGGTACGCGGGCCTGGCCGGCGCCCTGTTCCAGTCGCACCCGGCGATCCAGCCGGCCAGGGTGAAGGTGGAGGACCGCGCCCACGACGCCACCGCCCACCTCGGCCCGGTCTGGCAACGGACCGACGAGTGGTACAACTACCGGACCAACCCGCGCGCCACCGCGCATGTCCTGGCCTCGCTCGACGAGTCCAGCTACAGCGGCGGCTCCATGGGCGGCGACCACCCCATCGCGTGGTGCAAGGACTACCAGGGCGGCCGTGCCTTCTACACCGGTGGCGGCCACACGGAGGAGTCCTACGCCGACCCGGCCTTCCGCCGTCATCTGCTCGGCGGCATCCGCTGGTCGGCCGGCGCGACCGAGGCCGACTGCCGCCCGGAGACCGGCTACACCACGCTGTTCGGGACCTCGGGGACGAGCGGCTGGAAGCAGGCCGGACCGGGCTCCTTCGCGGACGCGGACTCCACCCTCACCTCACGCGGCGGCCTCGGCATGCTGTGGTACCAGGCCAAGGAGTACACGTCCTACTCGCTGAAGCTCGACTGGCGGCAGGCCGGTGACGACAACTCCGGTGTCTTCGTGGGCTTCCCGGCCTCCGAAGACCCGTGGTCGGCCGTCGACAACGGCTACGAGATCCAGATCGACGCAACGGACGCCCCGGACCGCACCACGGGTTCCGTGTACGGTTTCCGGTCCGCCGACCTGGAGGCCCGCGACAGGGCCCTGAACCCTCCTGGCGAGTGGAACACCTACGAGATCCGGGTCGAGGGCGAGCGTCTGCGGGTGTACCTCAACGGAATCGAGATCAACGACTTCACCAACACCGTCCCCGCCCGCAGCCTCCGGCAGGGTCATATCGGGCTGCAGAACCACGGCGACGGTGACGACGTGTCCTTCCGCAACATCCGCATCAAGGAACTCGGAGGTACCACCGGCCCCAAGGAGGGCGCCATCACGGGCATCGGCGGCAAGTGCGTCGACGTCGCGAGCGGGGCGAGCGCGGACGGCACGCAGATCCAGCTGTGGACGTGCAACCAGTCGGCGGCCCAGACATGGACGGCCGGCACCGACAGCACGCTGCGGGCACTGGGCAAGTGCATGGACATCAGCGGCGGCGGGACGACCGACGGCACCAAGATCCAGCTCTACGGCTGCAACAACACCGCGGCCCAGAAATGGGTGCCGCAAGCCGACGGCACCCTGAGAAACCCCCAGTCCGGCAAGTGCCTCGACGCCGCCGGCGTGTCCTCCGCCGACGGCACCAGGCTCCACCTGTGGACCTGCCTCGCCGCCGACAACCAGAAGTGGATCCTGCCCGGCTGA
- a CDS encoding DUF3618 domain-containing protein, with protein MKEESRTNIGTPVPDASDAGELREQVEQTRDELGRTVEALAAKADVKAQAKEKTAAAKEQASEKAALMADQIRGKAEQATQLVKDRTPDPLLEKTVQAAAHVRETATRAGQYAADRAPEPLVGMAGRATSVARANRTPLLAGGALLAAFLLVRRGRGRR; from the coding sequence ATGAAGGAAGAATCCCGCACCAACATAGGCACCCCCGTCCCCGACGCTTCCGACGCCGGGGAACTGCGCGAGCAGGTCGAGCAGACCCGTGACGAACTCGGGCGGACCGTCGAAGCGCTGGCCGCCAAGGCCGACGTGAAGGCACAGGCGAAGGAAAAGACGGCCGCCGCGAAGGAACAGGCCTCGGAAAAGGCGGCCCTGATGGCCGACCAGATCCGTGGGAAGGCGGAGCAGGCCACGCAACTCGTCAAGGACAGGACGCCCGACCCCCTCCTGGAGAAGACGGTCCAAGCCGCCGCCCACGTACGGGAGACCGCGACCCGGGCAGGACAGTACGCGGCGGACCGGGCTCCCGAACCGCTGGTCGGCATGGCCGGCCGGGCCACGTCCGTCGCACGTGCCAACCGCACCCCACTCCTCGCAGGCGGTGCGCTGCTCGCCGCCTTCCTGCTGGTGCGCCGGGGCCGGGGACGCCGATGA
- a CDS encoding type II toxin-antitoxin system PemK/MazF family toxin, giving the protein MTFQHFEHSGNRSSGLGTNHSSDPSSDFPGRNGPAATTRADPLGVGPVHTSYAPDRDGAPDPGEIVWTWVPFEENDGRGKDRPVLVVAREAPGTLLAVQLSSKQHDRDHEWVALGAGPWDSSGRPSWVDLDRVLRVCEDGMRREACALDRGRFDLVAGRLRERYGWS; this is encoded by the coding sequence ATGACGTTCCAGCATTTCGAGCACAGCGGCAACCGCAGCAGTGGCCTCGGCACGAACCACAGCAGCGACCCCTCGTCCGACTTCCCCGGCCGCAACGGCCCTGCCGCCACCACGCGGGCCGATCCCCTCGGCGTGGGCCCGGTACACACCTCGTACGCCCCCGACCGCGACGGCGCCCCCGATCCCGGCGAGATCGTCTGGACCTGGGTCCCCTTCGAGGAGAACGACGGGCGTGGCAAGGACCGGCCGGTACTGGTCGTGGCGCGTGAAGCGCCGGGCACCCTGCTCGCCGTACAGCTCTCCAGCAAGCAGCACGACAGGGACCACGAGTGGGTCGCGCTGGGCGCCGGGCCGTGGGACAGCTCCGGCCGCCCGTCCTGGGTGGATCTGGACCGGGTGCTGCGGGTCTGCGAGGACGGGATGCGGCGTGAGGCCTGTGCGCTCGACCGGGGCAGGTTCGACCTGGTCGCGGGGCGGCTGAGGGAGCGCTACGGCTGGAGCTGA
- a CDS encoding DUF4235 domain-containing protein, whose product MRASAFLYKPVGLALGAASGMIASAAFKQTWKVIEGHDDAPDALDEDRSWQQILLAAAIQGAIFAVVKAAVDRSGALATRRATGVWPG is encoded by the coding sequence ATGAGGGCGTCGGCATTCCTCTACAAGCCGGTCGGGCTGGCCCTCGGCGCGGCGAGCGGCATGATCGCGAGTGCCGCGTTCAAGCAGACCTGGAAGGTCATCGAGGGTCACGACGACGCCCCCGACGCCTTGGACGAAGACCGTTCCTGGCAGCAGATCCTGCTCGCCGCCGCCATCCAGGGCGCGATCTTCGCCGTGGTCAAGGCCGCGGTAGATCGCTCGGGAGCTCTGGCGACACGACGGGCGACGGGCGTCTGGCCGGGCTGA
- a CDS encoding TIGR02452 family protein: protein MSARLRGIARETEAIVRAGSYRTPGGREVSIERALTTALSGTRLHGPEPVPVAALDTDRTPVIEVTAESSLQAAHRMTGASPAKVAVLNYASARNPGGGYLNGAQAQEEALCRASGLHATLLRAPEYYAHHRAERTAFYSDRVIHSPGVPVFRDDRGRLLDTPYTAGFLTSPAPNAGVVRRQEPGRAHRIPAALASRAGRVLEVAAARGYRRLVLGAWGCGVFQNDPAEVAGAFRTLLTDGGRFAGHFEQIVFGILDRTPDSAVRAAFAREFAGQLQP, encoded by the coding sequence ATGAGCGCACGACTGCGCGGCATCGCGCGCGAGACAGAGGCCATCGTCCGGGCAGGGAGCTACCGCACCCCCGGAGGGCGCGAGGTGTCGATCGAACGCGCCCTCACCACCGCGCTCTCGGGGACCCGTCTCCACGGCCCCGAGCCCGTGCCCGTCGCCGCCCTGGACACCGACCGCACCCCGGTCATCGAGGTGACGGCCGAGAGCAGCCTGCAGGCGGCGCACCGGATGACCGGCGCGTCGCCTGCCAAGGTGGCCGTACTGAACTACGCCTCCGCCCGTAACCCCGGCGGAGGCTACCTGAACGGCGCCCAGGCCCAGGAAGAAGCACTCTGCCGCGCGTCCGGGCTCCACGCCACGCTGCTGCGCGCCCCCGAGTACTACGCCCACCACCGCGCCGAGCGCACCGCCTTCTACAGCGACCGGGTCATCCACTCGCCAGGCGTTCCCGTCTTCCGCGACGACCGGGGCAGGCTCCTCGACACCCCGTACACCGCCGGGTTCCTGACCTCGCCCGCCCCCAACGCCGGAGTCGTCCGCAGACAGGAGCCGGGCCGGGCACACCGCATCCCGGCAGCCCTGGCGAGCCGCGCCGGACGGGTGCTCGAGGTCGCCGCCGCACGCGGCTATCGCCGGCTGGTCCTCGGGGCCTGGGGGTGCGGCGTGTTCCAGAACGACCCGGCGGAGGTGGCAGGCGCGTTCCGCACCCTGCTCACCGACGGCGGACGGTTCGCGGGCCACTTCGAGCAGATCGTCTTCGGCATCCTGGACCGCACTCCCGATTCCGCCGTCCGGGCGGCCTTCGCCCGGGAGTTCGCCGGTCAGCTCCAGCCGTAG